In Terriglobia bacterium, a genomic segment contains:
- a CDS encoding VWA domain-containing protein → MSRGQIQVMLTAIVVCIFAADAQQAEDIRQIEFKATQSVFVMAVKTSSQVENVLGDRYFRNVIQASCDSTSERTLYRGSRQPQSSPGPKTLERSALSGNPLISTDPLLKTKIEDEFRAQKKFRIAPTAEGADFVFFAFSKYPAIWIQASNPDPATGESAKVAYGSYGDSPYSKQLVQVFVFVMPAAAYMQVRKDVLTLSDAAQWQGYANGMGFSPKCTSPAQQSAARALVKKFHDEVLKKQRSERPPAANRQAQVEAEKKRAPDDKRSVSDLPSAAGAGTTIKVDTSLVVVPLTVLDGQGQFTPDLARRDFHVFEDDVEQEISHFSSAEAPFSVALLLDTSSSMSLRHEDVRSAAGAFAAQLQDQDRLMVVSLNSEVYVNAEFTGDRAQLEQAIGQTRAGGGTRLFDALDLVLTERLSRVVARKAIVLFTDGVDTESRLADASRSLKLSEESGALIYTIHYDTSTDVPVAPGSLKINGRALGAQTTNASAVGMEAYRQASQYLADLPERTGARAYQAKTIDELRHAFLQIAEDLRQQYEIGYYPINASHDGSYRHIRVQVDRPNVTVRARPGYRAALNRR, encoded by the coding sequence GTGAGTCGCGGGCAAATACAGGTCATGCTGACGGCAATTGTGGTATGCATATTTGCTGCCGACGCGCAGCAAGCGGAGGACATTCGCCAGATCGAATTCAAGGCCACCCAATCCGTATTCGTAATGGCGGTGAAAACTTCCAGCCAAGTGGAAAACGTGCTTGGCGATAGATATTTCCGCAATGTGATCCAGGCATCATGCGACTCGACAAGCGAGCGGACCTTGTATCGGGGCTCGCGGCAGCCTCAGTCGAGTCCCGGACCCAAGACGCTTGAGCGGTCTGCCCTGTCGGGCAATCCGTTGATAAGCACCGACCCCCTGCTCAAGACCAAAATCGAGGATGAGTTCAGGGCACAAAAGAAGTTTAGAATCGCGCCGACCGCCGAGGGCGCCGATTTCGTGTTTTTTGCTTTCAGCAAGTACCCAGCCATATGGATACAGGCATCAAATCCCGATCCAGCGACTGGAGAAAGTGCCAAGGTCGCCTATGGCAGCTATGGAGACTCGCCATATTCAAAACAACTCGTGCAGGTATTTGTGTTTGTAATGCCGGCGGCTGCGTACATGCAGGTCAGGAAAGATGTCTTGACATTGAGCGATGCCGCCCAGTGGCAGGGTTACGCAAACGGCATGGGATTCTCGCCTAAGTGCACCAGTCCTGCGCAGCAATCCGCCGCACGGGCTCTGGTCAAGAAGTTTCACGATGAGGTATTGAAGAAACAGCGGTCCGAACGTCCGCCAGCCGCGAATCGGCAGGCACAAGTTGAGGCAGAGAAAAAGCGAGCTCCCGATGATAAAAGGTCTGTATCGGACCTGCCATCGGCTGCAGGAGCTGGAACCACCATCAAGGTCGATACATCGCTGGTCGTGGTTCCGCTAACTGTGCTTGATGGTCAAGGCCAGTTCACACCGGATCTGGCGCGGCGCGATTTTCATGTTTTTGAGGATGACGTAGAGCAAGAGATCAGCCATTTCAGTTCTGCGGAGGCGCCGTTTAGCGTTGCGCTGTTGCTCGACACCTCCAGCAGCATGAGTCTCAGGCATGAGGATGTCCGGAGCGCTGCGGGGGCTTTTGCTGCCCAGCTACAGGATCAGGACCGATTGATGGTCGTCTCCTTAAACAGCGAGGTTTATGTGAACGCGGAATTCACCGGCGACCGCGCTCAGCTTGAGCAAGCGATCGGCCAAACGCGTGCCGGCGGGGGAACAAGGCTTTTTGATGCTCTGGACCTCGTACTCACCGAGCGGCTCAGCCGGGTTGTGGCACGTAAAGCCATTGTTCTTTTTACGGACGGTGTCGACACGGAGAGCAGGCTGGCTGACGCATCGCGAAGCCTTAAGCTTTCCGAAGAATCCGGAGCTCTGATCTACACAATTCATTACGACACATCGACCGACGTGCCGGTAGCGCCGGGGTCGCTCAAAATCAACGGCAGGGCGCTCGGCGCTCAGACCACCAATGCTTCCGCGGTCGGAATGGAAGCATACCGTCAGGCATCCCAATACCTTGCTGACCTGCCTGAGCGCACAGGGGCGCGCGCTTACCAGGCGAAAACTATTGACGAGCTAAGGCATGCCTTTTTGCAGATCGCCGAAGATTTGCGTCAGCAGTATGAGATCGGTTACTACCCAATCAACGCGTCGCATGACGGTTCTTACCGACATATTCGTGTTCAGGTGGACCGCCCCAACGTCACTGTGCGCGCACGCCCAGGGTATCGTGCGGCATTGAACAGGCGGTGA